The segment AATGGTAACGTTGGTGCCGGTTAACGGATTCACGTAAACCGTGTTCGCATGACCAATATGCAAGTCTCCGGTACAATATGGAATAAAGACCACGTCGTAATTTTTAAAAGGGTTGCTCGGAGCGGTCTCATTCATAATTCCACGGAACGCGAATTTCACGAATAGGTCGGGGACCGCGTTCAATTGGTTGAAATAGGTGGTCGTATTATTTCCAAAACAATTGGATCCGTCCCAGCAGGCTCCTCCGCCCATGAAATTGATTAAGAGTTTCGTATTATTATCCACGATTTTTTTGCGAAAGAAATCGAAGGTCGTATTTCCCGTCACTCCTGTGCAAGAAGGACTGTACGCTCGGTTGGTATAACTTGCTCCCGTAATCGAAATTGTCCCTGCGGTTGGGGTGATTTTTTCGTAAGGGTTATAGAGTGCGACAGCTAAAGCGAGTTCTACGATTTCTTTGTTATTATCGTTTTTCGTTTTGCAACTTACTGCCGTTAGACAAATTGCCAATGCCCCGATGATGATTCTATCTATTTTCATGAGAGTAAACTCTTCCTACCCGTATCTAATTATCTTTTTTTGGAATTTAGTTTTAGACTTTCTATTTATTCGCTTTGCATGAGAAAGTTATTTATGTTCTTCCAAGAGTATAGAAAAGTCAATCCGTTCCTTACGGCGAGCCATAATAAATAGCAATTGTTATAAAAAAATGAATCTTTGATCGATCATATTTTCAGAATTATTTTTCCCCTCGTGTGCAATTGCGAGATTCTTTCCTGCGCGAGTCGCGCGTTCTCCAGCGTAAAGATTTCACTGATATGCACTTTGAGCTTTCCCAAATCTGCCCATCTGGCAAGTTCCGATAATTGTTTTGAATTGGGTTCTACGAAAACATACGACGTCCGGAAATTTCCGTTAGAAGGAAAATCGTTAACGATGATCGAAACAATATTGCCTCCCGGTTTAATGCAGGCTAAACCTTGGGCAAAAGTCTCTCCTCCTACGAAGTCTAAAACGAGATCGGCTCCTTCCGGATGCGATTCGATAAAGGCGCTCCTAAAATCTATCGAGGAGTAATCGATGAATTCGTCTGCGCCGAGAGTCCTTAGATATTGTTCGTTTCTTCCGCTCGCTACTGCGACGATATTGGCGCCCGCGTTTTTTGCGAGTTGTATGGCGAAGGACCCGACTCCGCCGCTTGCACCTAAAATCAAGACTAAATCATTCCTAGAGCAATTGGCCGCTTGAAACAAGCATTGGAAGGAGGTCATTCCCGCGAGAGGAACTCCTGCAGCTTCTTCGTGGGTTAAGGATCGGGGCTTACGGGCTAAATAGGTTTCAGGAAGACTGATCAACTCCGCGTAAGATCCCGTTTGAATCCAAGGTCTTCGGCAAAACGAAAATACCTCGTCACCTATTTCGAACTCTCTGGCCGAATAGCCCCTGCCGATCACGATTCCGGAAAACTCCCATCCGGGAATAATCGGGAGAGTATTCGGCATACGAGATTGAAATCTTCCTTCGCGAATCTTCCAATCGGAAGGATTAACTCCGGAAGCAATAATCTTAACTAGTACTTCCCCTTCTGAGGGAACAGGATCAGGGAGGTCCAAATACTCGAGAACTTCCGGTCCGCCAAAACTCCGAAATTGGATTGCTTTCATGCTATTTTCTTAGACTAAAAGAATGGTTTAAGAATCTTGCACACTGTGAGATTCTGGACAAGGCCGGAACGAACGAGTAGTCGTACCGCCTGAAAAAGGAGATAACTTGGAACCGATCGACGAATTGAATGAATTGGAAAGCCATATTGTTCCGGTAGATGCAATTTTACCTCCCGAGCTTTTTCTTATTCCGATTAAAGCCCGTCCAGTCTTTCCCGGAATCATCACGCCATTGATCGTTCCCGGTGGAAAGTTCAGCAAAGCCGTCGAAAATTCTCTCAGGGGGAACTCCTTCATAGGATTGGTCCTATTGATCGATGAGGAGCACGAAAAGAATACCGAGGAAAATATTTATGCCTACGGAGTCGTCGCTAAAATTCTGAAAAAGGTAAACCTTCCCGACGACGCCATTAATATCCTAATTAATACGGTAAGAAGATTTAAAGTGGAGTCCTTCGTTTCCACCGAGCCTCTTCTAGTTGCAAAGGTTTCTTATCCCGAAGAGGATCCTGGGGCTCCGAAAAATACTATCAAGGCCATGATGCGGACACTTCTGGTAATGACCCGAGAATTGGCTCAGAACAATCCCCTTTTTACGGAAGAGATGAAACTTACTATGCTGAACGTCAACGAGCCGGGGAAAATGGCCGACTTCGTATGCAGTATTTTGAATATAGAAAAAGCGGATTACCAATCCGTTATCGAAGCGATCAATCTAAAGGATCGGATCGAGAAAGTACTTCTGTTTTTGAGAAAAGAAATCGAGCTCGTCAGTTTGCAACGGGAGATCCAGGAAAATATCCAGGATAAGATCGATAAACAACAAAGACAATTTTTCCTAAGGGAACAACTAAAGGCGATCCAAACCGAATTAGGTCTTAAAGAGGATAAATACGAGAAGAAGTACGAGAAATTTCTGGAAAGATTAAAGGCGGTCCCCGCTGACCCGGAAGTGATCGAAGAAGTCGAACGGGAAATGGAAAAGTTTCTCTACACCGATCAGAATACCGCCGACTATAACGTAATTAGAAATTATTTGGATATTTTGGAGAGCCTTCCCTGGGAGCCAGCTCCTATGCGAGAGATCGATCTTGAAAAAGCCCGCAAAACTCTGGATAAAGATCATTATAAATTGGACGACGTTAAAGAACGTATATTAGAATTTCTTGCAGTAAAAAAATTGAAACCGACCGAGAAAGGATCCATACTCTTGTTCGTCGGCCCGCCGGGAGTCGGTAAAACATCCATTGCAAAATCGATCGCCGAGGCGATGGGTCGCAAATTCTTTCGCTTTTCCGTCGGCGGTATGAGAGACGAAGCGGAGATTAAAGGTCATCGTCGGACTTACATCGGGTCGATGCCGGGTAAGATCATTACGGCTCTTCGGATCACGAAGGAAAAAGATTCCGTTATTCTCTTGGATGAAATCGACAAACTCGGGGTCGGTATGCAAGGGGACCCGGCTTCCGCATTATTGGAAGTATTGGATCCGGAGCAAAACAAGACTTTTCGAGATCATTATCTGGATCTTCCTTTCGATCTTTCCTCGGTCTTTTTTATAGCGACGGCCAATACGTTGGATAGCATCAGCAGAATTCTGCTGGATCGTATGGAAATCATCAATCTCTCCGGCTATATCACCGACGAGAAGGTGCAGATTTTTTCCAGACATCTTTGGAAGAAGGTATTGGAGAAGAATGGACTTGAACCTTACGGTATCCAAATGGACAAAACTGCCGTTGTGACGATGATCGATCATTACTCCCGCGAATCCGGAGTGAGAGGATTGGAAAAGCAAACGGATAAGCTTGCCCGAAAGATCGCTTTACAAATCGTAAAAGGTCAAAAATATCCTAAGACCATTCATTCGACGGATATCGAATCTTTATTAGGAGTTCCTAAATACGTAGACGATCGAATGACCAAACCTACCGTTCCCGGTACCGCGTTGGGACTGGCATGGACCTCGGTGGGAGGTGCGACATTATTGATAGAAGCTGTATTCGTCAAGGGTAAAGGCGGTATCATGCTGACGGGTATGATCGGAAAATCGA is part of the Leptospira broomii serovar Hurstbridge str. 5399 genome and harbors:
- a CDS encoding NADP-dependent oxidoreductase, with translation MKAIQFRSFGGPEVLEYLDLPDPVPSEGEVLVKIIASGVNPSDWKIREGRFQSRMPNTLPIIPGWEFSGIVIGRGYSAREFEIGDEVFSFCRRPWIQTGSYAELISLPETYLARKPRSLTHEEAAGVPLAGMTSFQCLFQAANCSRNDLVLILGASGGVGSFAIQLAKNAGANIVAVASGRNEQYLRTLGADEFIDYSSIDFRSAFIESHPEGADLVLDFVGGETFAQGLACIKPGGNIVSIIVNDFPSNGNFRTSYVFVEPNSKQLSELARWADLGKLKVHISEIFTLENARLAQERISQLHTRGKIILKI
- the lon gene encoding endopeptidase La, with the protein product MEPIDELNELESHIVPVDAILPPELFLIPIKARPVFPGIITPLIVPGGKFSKAVENSLRGNSFIGLVLLIDEEHEKNTEENIYAYGVVAKILKKVNLPDDAINILINTVRRFKVESFVSTEPLLVAKVSYPEEDPGAPKNTIKAMMRTLLVMTRELAQNNPLFTEEMKLTMLNVNEPGKMADFVCSILNIEKADYQSVIEAINLKDRIEKVLLFLRKEIELVSLQREIQENIQDKIDKQQRQFFLREQLKAIQTELGLKEDKYEKKYEKFLERLKAVPADPEVIEEVEREMEKFLYTDQNTADYNVIRNYLDILESLPWEPAPMREIDLEKARKTLDKDHYKLDDVKERILEFLAVKKLKPTEKGSILLFVGPPGVGKTSIAKSIAEAMGRKFFRFSVGGMRDEAEIKGHRRTYIGSMPGKIITALRITKEKDSVILLDEIDKLGVGMQGDPASALLEVLDPEQNKTFRDHYLDLPFDLSSVFFIATANTLDSISRILLDRMEIINLSGYITDEKVQIFSRHLWKKVLEKNGLEPYGIQMDKTAVVTMIDHYSRESGVRGLEKQTDKLARKIALQIVKGQKYPKTIHSTDIESLLGVPKYVDDRMTKPTVPGTALGLAWTSVGGATLLIEAVFVKGKGGIMLTGMIGKSMEESSNIALSFIKNFLGSEDLFTDKTIHLHVPDGATPKDGPSAGITMATAILSLAIGKRIKLGFGMTGELTLTGEVLAIGGLREKVVAAKRVGVHRIIFPKDNQPQLDEIPDYVKKGMEFFPVSKFEDVEKLVFDPKVLAPYMNSKTVAAKKTKKSKPVSAVKRNRK